The following proteins come from a genomic window of Gottfriedia acidiceleris:
- a CDS encoding RCC1 domain-containing protein, which translates to MDYSSPNEAELKVKMWPKDCIAAGYRHSVGLKSDGTVAAVGDHKYGKLEVNDWSDIVAVAAGNAHTGNSHTIGLKSDGTVVAVGWNKHEQCNVSDWCDIVAIAAGWRRSVGLKSDGTVVAVGRNNDGQCNVSDWHNIVRIAAGDWHTVGLKSDGSVTTVGNNRYGQCKVSGWHDIVAVSAGYLHTVGLKSDGTVVAVGLNKEGQCDVSEWHDIVAISAGSNHTIGLKADDSVVATGLKRHGECNVSDWCDIVAISAGFTHTLGLKSDGTVVAVGSNEFGQCGVSSWHGIQLTPRSF; encoded by the coding sequence ATGGATTATAGTTCACCGAACGAAGCGGAGTTAAAAGTGAAAATGTGGCCTAAAGATTGTATAGCAGCTGGTTATCGTCATTCGGTCGGGCTTAAATCTGATGGTACTGTGGCAGCTGTAGGTGATCATAAATATGGCAAACTGGAAGTAAACGATTGGAGCGATATTGTAGCGGTTGCTGCTGGTAACGCTCACACGGGTAATTCTCATACGATTGGGCTAAAATCGGATGGAACTGTTGTGGCTGTGGGATGGAATAAGCATGAACAATGTAATGTAAGCGACTGGTGCGATATTGTGGCAATTGCGGCTGGTTGGCGTCGTTCCGTTGGACTTAAATCAGATGGTACGGTCGTAGCTGTAGGTCGAAACAACGATGGTCAGTGCAATGTAAGTGATTGGCACAACATTGTGAGGATTGCTGCAGGTGACTGGCATACTGTCGGTCTTAAATCGGATGGCTCAGTTACAACCGTAGGTAATAACCGGTATGGCCAATGTAAAGTGAGTGGATGGCATGATATTGTGGCGGTTTCTGCGGGTTATCTTCATACGGTCGGGCTAAAGTCGGACGGCACCGTTGTTGCTGTTGGATTGAATAAGGAAGGTCAATGCGATGTAAGCGAATGGCACGACATTGTAGCGATTTCGGCTGGTAGTAATCATACGATTGGACTTAAAGCGGACGACTCAGTTGTGGCTACCGGGTTGAAGAGACATGGCGAATGTAATGTAAGTGACTGGTGTGATATTGTAGCCATTTCGGCGGGTTTCACACATACTCTTGGACTTAAATCAGATGGCACAGTTGTAGCTGTAGGAAGTAATGAATTTGGCCAATGTGGTGTAAGTAGCTGGCACGGTATCCAACTAACTCCAAGATCGTTTTAA
- a CDS encoding cysteine hydrolase family protein, which yields MKKTALLVIDVQAFMFSESNPVYNGETLINNLNKLIDKARAANTPIFYIQHSEEGSPLEFGTPGWEIQSDIAPIDGDIIIHKTTPDSFFKTNLKEELAKQEINHLVMAGIQTEICVDTTTRNAFGNGYEVTLITDAHSTWDSDELTAKQIIKHHNQTLRWLAEPKTTSDIEFSKGS from the coding sequence ATGAAAAAAACAGCTCTTTTAGTAATTGATGTACAGGCTTTTATGTTCTCCGAATCTAATCCGGTATATAACGGGGAAACATTAATAAACAATCTAAACAAACTGATCGATAAAGCAAGGGCTGCAAATACGCCAATATTTTATATACAGCATTCCGAAGAAGGTTCTCCACTTGAATTTGGTACGCCTGGTTGGGAAATTCAGTCAGATATTGCTCCAATTGATGGAGATATCATTATACATAAAACAACACCAGACTCATTTTTTAAGACGAATTTAAAAGAAGAGTTGGCAAAACAGGAAATTAATCATTTAGTCATGGCGGGAATTCAAACGGAAATCTGTGTTGATACAACGACTAGAAACGCCTTTGGAAATGGCTATGAAGTTACACTTATTACAGATGCTCATAGTACATGGGATTCAGATGAGCTAACGGCTAAGCAAATTATAAAACACCATAATCAGACTCTACGCTGGTTAGCTGAGCCTAAAACTACTAGTGATATTGAATTTTCAAAAGGCAGCTAA
- a CDS encoding pentapeptide repeat-containing protein, whose product MKIDTPAIPKELIAKNFYDIFYEEDPELGMCEISGSVFENEVVDRVFLYKAVIKNCKFTNTDLKNISMTDVYFEDCDLSNCNMKNSSIHKVIFKNCKLLGANFTESSIGNVQFENSVLNLALLGESKLEKVIFRDSVLKSTDFYDCKFKKVDFNRCNIDGANFEQTSLKGIDISSSTFNELTVSISNLNGCKVSSNQAIQFAALMGLKIVD is encoded by the coding sequence ATGAAAATTGATACACCTGCTATCCCCAAAGAATTAATAGCCAAAAATTTTTATGATATTTTTTATGAAGAAGACCCAGAATTAGGAATGTGTGAAATTTCTGGCTCTGTTTTTGAAAATGAAGTGGTAGATCGAGTATTTTTATATAAAGCGGTCATCAAGAATTGTAAATTTACGAATACAGATTTAAAAAATATCAGTATGACTGATGTATATTTTGAAGACTGTGATTTATCAAATTGCAATATGAAAAATTCTTCTATTCACAAAGTTATCTTTAAAAATTGTAAATTATTAGGCGCAAATTTTACGGAATCTAGCATAGGTAATGTACAATTTGAAAATTCCGTTTTAAATTTGGCACTATTGGGAGAATCAAAACTAGAAAAAGTAATTTTTCGAGACTCTGTTCTAAAAAGTACTGATTTTTATGATTGTAAATTCAAGAAAGTTGATTTTAATAGATGTAATATTGATGGCGCAAATTTTGAACAAACATCTCTTAAGGGTATAGATATTAGTAGTTCTACTTTTAATGAATTAACAGTTTCAATTAGTAATTTAAATGGCTGTAAGGTTTCATCAAATCAAGCCATTCAATTTGCTGCATTGATGGGACTAAAGATTGTAGATTAA
- the manA gene encoding mannose-6-phosphate isomerase, class I: MQPLFLKPVFKERIWGGTALKSDFNYNIPNENTGECWAISAHPNGASIIENGQFAGMALNELWKNQPELFGHPKEEVFPLLTKILDANMDLSVQVHPEDSYAKVNENGDLGKTECWYILDCKEDAHMIFGHNAKTKEELISQIKEGEWSDLLRRVKIKPGDFFYVPSGTIHALCEGTLVLETQQSSDTTYRVYDYDRKDHEGNLRELHLNKAIDVTTVPHQETEVEFKTEEKENIKINTFVDSEFFTVYKWDITGKAYLTYNDQYLLLSVINGNGKLIHSGEEYSLSKGSNFIIPVGFGEFVLDGDCEIIVSHT, from the coding sequence ATGCAACCACTATTTTTAAAACCAGTATTTAAAGAACGAATTTGGGGAGGAACAGCTTTAAAATCAGATTTTAACTATAATATACCAAATGAGAATACAGGTGAATGCTGGGCAATTTCGGCTCATCCTAATGGTGCTTCCATTATTGAAAATGGCCAATTTGCAGGTATGGCATTAAATGAATTATGGAAAAATCAACCGGAGTTATTTGGTCACCCAAAGGAAGAAGTTTTTCCACTTTTAACGAAAATATTAGACGCAAATATGGATTTATCTGTTCAAGTACATCCTGAAGATTCTTATGCAAAAGTTAATGAAAATGGTGATCTTGGGAAAACAGAATGCTGGTATATACTTGACTGTAAAGAAGATGCACATATGATATTTGGCCATAATGCCAAAACAAAAGAAGAACTAATTAGCCAAATTAAAGAAGGCGAATGGTCAGATTTACTTCGCCGAGTAAAAATCAAGCCAGGTGATTTTTTCTATGTCCCAAGTGGAACCATTCATGCATTATGTGAAGGAACACTCGTATTAGAAACACAACAAAGCTCTGATACAACTTATCGGGTATACGATTATGATCGAAAAGACCATGAAGGTAATTTAAGAGAGCTTCATTTAAATAAAGCAATCGATGTAACAACAGTTCCTCATCAAGAAACAGAAGTGGAATTTAAGACGGAAGAAAAAGAAAATATAAAGATTAATACATTTGTAGATTCGGAATTTTTTACCGTATATAAATGGGATATTACTGGAAAAGCTTATTTAACTTATAATGATCAATATTTACTTTTAAGTGTAATAAACGGTAATGGAAAACTGATTCATAGTGGAGAAGAATATAGTTTATCAAAAGGCTCAAATTTCATCATTCCTGTTGGATTTGGGGAATTTGTATTAGATGGAGATTGTGAAATAATTGTTTCGCATACTTGA